The following proteins are encoded in a genomic region of Corylus avellana chromosome ca4, CavTom2PMs-1.0:
- the LOC132177766 gene encoding anthocyanidin 3-O-galactosyltransferase 3GT1-like: protein MPATRSSEEKHVAFMAFPFASHALVGLSLLRKLAIAAPNVHFSFLNTAKSTHSLLSKSTADDVPHNIKFYLVADGVPENHVFTGKPLEPENLFLKATPENLKKGVEMAVAETGKRITCLLSDAFLSNSAAKIADDLSVPWIPAWYTFPCCLSAHIYTDLVRQRCGRSGTVDFIPGLPAMSVADLPREVPVPESEEESPFSRTLSQIGPVLPRATAVVMGFFEELNSPLLNHDLKSKLKNVLHVGFLSLSLPAPPLQPSSSDLTGCLSWLDSKKSGSVAYVGFGTLASLPPKELIAVAEALQTSGVPFLWSLNEKSKELLPKGFLEKTKMHGKVVPWTPQTQVLAHASVGVFVTHCGSNSICESIANGIPLICRPFFGDHYMIGRMIEEWGIGVRVEGGVITKNGLLKSLELVLRDEQGKVMRERAEALKEVVLKAVESAKQEFNCLVDLISSVS from the exons atgCCGGCGACCAGAAGCTCCGAGGAGAAGCATGTGGCGTTCATGGCATTCCCATTCGCCAGCCACGCCCTTGTCGGTCTAAGTCTGCTGCGTAAACTAGCAATCGCCGCCCCAAACGTACACTTTTCATTCTTAAACACAGCGAAGTCCACCCACTCACTCCTGTCAAAATCAACCGCCGACGACGTTCCACACAACATAAAGTTCTACCTAGTGGCGGACGGAGTGCCGGAGAATCACGTGTTTACGGGAAAGCCATTAGAGCCTGAAAACCTCTTCCTCAAGGCCACGCCGGAGAATCTTAAAAAGGGTGTAGAAATGGCAGTGGCGGAGACCGGCAAGAGAATCACCTGCTTGCTCTCCGACGCTTTCCTGAGTAATTCTGCCGCGAAGATTGCCGACGATTTGAGTGTTCCGTGGATCCCTGCTTGGTACACTTTTCCATGCTGTCTCTCCGCTCATATTTATACCGACCTCGTTCGCCAGCGTTGTGGTCGCAGTGGAACGGTGGATTTTATTCCTGGGTTGCCCGCCATGAGCGTCGCTGACTTGCCCAGGGAGGTGCCGGTGCCGGAGAGCGAAGAAGAATCGCCTTTCTCACGCACGCTAAGTCAAATTGGACCGGTGCTGCCGCGAGCTACGGCGGTCGTTATGGGTTTCTTTGAAGAACTAAACTCTCCCCTTCTCAATCATGACCTTAAATCAAAGCTTAAGAATGTTCTTCATGTCGGGTTTCTCTCCCTATCGCTGCCGGCCCCGCCTTTACAACCGTCCAGCTCGGATCTAACCGGTTGCCTATCGTGGTTGGACA GTAAAAAATCTGGGTCGGTCGCATATGTTGGTTTTGGAACTTTGGCTTCACTGCCGCCTAAGGAGCTAATAGCGGTGGCGGAGGCGCTGCAAACGAGTGGAGTTCCGTTTCTTTGGTCTCTCAACGAAAAGTCAAAGGAACTATTGCCAAAAGGGTTTCTTGAGAAGACGAAGATGCATGGAAAAGTAGTGCCATGGACGCCGCAGACACAAGTATTGGCGCATGCTTCTGTAGGGGTGTTTGTGACACACTGTGGATCAAACTCCATTTGCGAGAGCATTGCAAACGGGATTCCGCTCATCTGCAGGCCGTTCTTCGGCGATCATTACATGATCGGACGGATGATAGAGGAGTGGGGGATTGGCGTGAGAGTTGAGGGAGGTGTAATCACGAAGAATGGGTTGCTGAAGAGCTTGGAACTCGTTTTGAGAGATGAACAAGGGAAAGTGATGAGGGAGAGGGCCGAAGCCCTGAAAGAGGTTGTGTTAAAAGCCGTTGAAAGTGCCAAGCAAGAATTCAATTGTTTGGTAGATCTTATCTCTTCTGTGTCTTAA